One part of the Mesomycoplasma conjunctivae genome encodes these proteins:
- a CDS encoding glycosyltransferase family 2 protein encodes MNKITILIPCFNKQKYLSRLFKSLENQVDPNFNVILLDDNSSDNSLSMIEKFIANKSNYQVIKLSKNKGVANARNILIDSCQSKYFYFLDADDLISKKTIYYLNKAIQENDYQIVYSRFSLIFYKLPVINFLSRIAKVKFKNHIDFISNSSPFIWNKLILKKWYQEENIKFTTGYDFEDTYVTFMLFLSAKNTYFVNKKLYKYDLNLSGISKKQSVNKIEGLSENLNILYSEIKKKNLSFIWNNEVEEFFFKNIMIHLFFGNNKNVIIKNKQEYQLAFEKLLKTFEEHNLESKIAKYKNKFNLFLYLAIKNYFQLKQIFSK; translated from the coding sequence ATGAATAAAATTACAATTTTAATTCCTTGTTTTAACAAGCAAAAATATTTATCTAGATTATTTAAAAGTCTAGAAAATCAAGTAGATCCTAATTTTAATGTTATTTTATTAGATGATAATTCTAGTGATAATTCTTTGTCAATGATTGAAAAATTTATTGCAAACAAAAGTAATTATCAAGTTATTAAACTTAGCAAAAATAAGGGGGTAGCAAACGCAAGGAATATTCTCATCGACTCATGTCAAAGCAAATATTTTTACTTTTTAGATGCTGATGATTTGATTAGCAAAAAAACTATTTACTATTTAAATAAAGCAATTCAAGAAAATGATTATCAAATTGTATATAGTAGATTTTCGCTCATTTTTTACAAGCTACCAGTCATCAATTTTTTGAGCAGAATAGCAAAAGTCAAATTTAAAAATCATATAGACTTCATTTCTAATTCGTCACCTTTTATTTGAAATAAACTTATTTTAAAAAAATGATATCAAGAAGAAAATATAAAATTTACAACAGGCTATGATTTTGAAGACACTTATGTAACATTTATGCTATTTTTGAGTGCCAAAAATACCTATTTTGTTAATAAAAAACTTTATAAATATGACCTAAATTTATCAGGAATCTCTAAAAAACAAAGTGTTAATAAAATCGAAGGTTTATCAGAAAACCTAAATATTTTGTACTCTGAAATCAAGAAAAAAAACTTGAGTTTCATTTGAAATAATGAAGTTGAAGAATTCTTTTTTAAAAACATCATGATTCATTTATTTTTTGGAAATAACAAAAATGTTATTATAAAAAATAAACAAGAATATCAATTAGCTTTTGAAAAATTATTAAAAACTTTTGAAGAACATAATTTGGAATCAAAAATTGCTAAATATAAAAATAAATTTAATTTATTTTTATATTTAGCAATTAAAAATTACTTCCAACTTAAACAAATTTTTTCTAAATAA
- a CDS encoding phosphohexomutase domain-containing protein, translating into MLTFGTAGIRAILGHQAKQLNHSHIIYVADGLARYLLKTFPNARQKGVVIGRDNRKMSYQFAKMVCYILAKKYKIKVYISQNLFATPLVSYAIGKLQAIAGVNITASHNPKEYNGIKIYNQAGYQILDHEVEKLSKFFRKVSKFSKRKIKWQKIHFDQKRIIKIDYLQQEYVKELANFVEVDSSWEPTFTYSPLHGCGAKMASLLAKEANVKLAYVSEQMPASTKFHFASKPNPEELEVYQLIEKKMLENNIDYGFVTDPDADRLGVIEKLPNNTFYHFSGNEQASLLVYFLLKNKHFSTNPLIIYSFVSSSLPALIASKNNIKSMIVPTGFKWIGEQIVGHQGSVFAFEESYGSLIFPQLSLDKDAFQIMYYFWKILKNQDISLKKTLDLIYQKYGFVQTQVNSFNFKGEQKLINQYFDEFLETDFGLPIEEIVDYRKNNEKMIQIFFKNKSWVALRPSGTEAKVKLYIFSIASSSQIAIDNSNLIAKKVEGIFTKNE; encoded by the coding sequence ATGTTAACATTTGGAACAGCAGGAATTAGGGCAATTTTAGGTCATCAAGCTAAGCAACTCAATCATAGCCATATTATTTATGTCGCAGACGGCTTAGCTCGCTATTTGCTCAAAACTTTTCCCAATGCTCGTCAAAAAGGGGTGGTAATTGGTAGAGATAATCGCAAAATGTCATATCAATTTGCCAAAATGGTTTGCTATATTCTAGCTAAAAAATATAAAATTAAAGTCTATATTTCCCAAAACCTTTTTGCTACCCCACTAGTAAGTTATGCAATTGGCAAACTACAAGCAATCGCTGGTGTCAATATCACAGCTAGCCACAACCCCAAAGAATACAACGGAATTAAGATCTATAATCAAGCTGGCTACCAAATTTTAGATCATGAAGTTGAAAAATTAAGCAAATTTTTTCGCAAAGTCAGCAAATTTTCCAAGCGCAAAATCAAATGACAAAAAATCCATTTTGATCAAAAAAGAATTATCAAAATCGATTATTTGCAACAAGAATATGTTAAAGAGCTAGCAAATTTTGTCGAGGTTGATAGCTCTTGAGAGCCCACTTTTACCTACTCACCACTACATGGTTGTGGCGCTAAAATGGCTAGCTTGCTCGCCAAAGAAGCCAATGTTAAACTAGCATATGTAAGTGAACAAATGCCAGCTTCTACCAAGTTTCATTTTGCAAGCAAACCAAACCCTGAAGAATTAGAAGTTTACCAATTAATTGAGAAAAAAATGTTGGAAAACAACATTGACTATGGTTTTGTGACTGATCCTGATGCTGATCGCTTAGGTGTAATTGAAAAATTACCTAACAACACTTTTTATCACTTTAGTGGCAACGAACAAGCTAGCTTACTTGTTTATTTTTTGTTGAAAAATAAACACTTTTCAACAAATCCTTTAATTATTTACTCCTTTGTCAGCTCTTCACTACCGGCTTTAATTGCTAGCAAAAATAATATAAAATCGATGATTGTGCCAACAGGTTTTAAATGAATCGGTGAGCAAATTGTTGGCCATCAAGGAAGTGTTTTTGCTTTTGAAGAGAGTTATGGAAGTTTGATTTTTCCACAATTATCGCTTGATAAAGATGCTTTTCAAATAATGTATTATTTTTGAAAAATACTTAAAAATCAAGATATTTCTCTGAAAAAAACACTTGATTTAATTTATCAAAAATATGGTTTTGTTCAAACTCAAGTAAATTCTTTTAACTTCAAAGGTGAGCAAAAACTAATTAATCAATATTTTGATGAGTTTTTAGAAACTGATTTTGGCTTGCCAATTGAAGAAATTGTTGACTACCGAAAAAACAATGAAAAAATGATTCAAATCTTTTTTAAAAATAAATCTTGAGTTGCTCTAAGACCCTCTGGCACTGAAGCAAAAGTTAAATTATATATTTTTAGCATCGCTTCTTCTTCCCAAATAGCTATTGATAATAGCAATCTTATTGCCAAAAAAGTAGAAGGTATTTTTACAAAAAATGAATAA
- the serS gene encoding serine--tRNA ligase, with amino-acid sequence MDIRFILNNKELVKAKLATRNFDVSRIDNFCQQALLKNQIQKQFEELLAKRNKISAQIGQLTRQKVDATLLKKEVEDIKIQLANIEQDFLEIESKIKKEILEFPNLPLDEVPVGKDENDNLIIAKVGSPRLFDFPVVPHYDFGVNQDYLDFKRAVKLSGNRFVIYKNLAAKLVRVLINLMIDTHISRGYQEILPNTLILEKSLYGTGQLPKFSEDFYKIENSSHWLIPTAEVPITNYFQDEIIDLANAKKFVGYSKSYRSEAGSGGRDTKGIIRLHEFHKVELVKITNAEDGIFEFEQTVEDAAYILELLEIPYQKVVLSTGDLGFSARKTVDLEAWMPSENKYREVSSISYCGDFQAQRAKIRYRDQNGKVVYAHTINGSGLAIDRIVAILLEQYQEKDGTWRVPTILEKYFN; translated from the coding sequence ATGGACATCCGTTTTATTTTAAATAACAAAGAATTAGTCAAAGCAAAGTTGGCAACTCGTAATTTTGATGTTAGCCGAATTGATAATTTTTGTCAACAAGCTTTACTAAAAAATCAAATTCAAAAGCAATTTGAAGAGCTTTTAGCCAAAAGAAATAAGATATCAGCGCAAATTGGTCAACTCACTCGGCAAAAAGTTGATGCTACTCTTTTAAAAAAAGAAGTCGAAGATATCAAGATACAGTTAGCAAACATAGAACAAGATTTTTTAGAAATTGAGTCTAAAATCAAAAAGGAAATTTTAGAATTTCCTAATTTACCTCTAGATGAAGTTCCAGTTGGCAAAGATGAAAATGATAATCTGATAATTGCTAAAGTTGGATCTCCAAGATTGTTTGATTTTCCTGTTGTACCACATTATGATTTTGGTGTTAATCAAGATTATTTGGATTTTAAAAGAGCTGTAAAATTATCAGGTAATCGCTTTGTTATCTATAAAAATTTAGCTGCCAAACTTGTGCGTGTGCTCATCAACTTAATGATTGATACACACATAAGTCGTGGTTATCAAGAAATTTTACCAAACACACTAATTTTAGAAAAATCTCTTTATGGGACAGGTCAACTACCAAAATTTAGTGAGGATTTTTATAAAATCGAAAACTCTAGTCATTGATTAATTCCGACAGCTGAAGTACCAATTACCAATTACTTTCAAGATGAAATTATTGATTTAGCAAATGCTAAAAAATTTGTGGGATACTCAAAATCATACCGCTCTGAAGCAGGTAGTGGTGGTCGTGATACAAAAGGGATTATCCGTTTGCATGAGTTTCATAAAGTTGAATTAGTAAAAATTACTAATGCAGAAGATGGAATTTTTGAATTTGAACAAACTGTTGAAGATGCTGCCTATATTTTAGAATTATTAGAAATTCCTTATCAAAAAGTAGTCTTAAGTACTGGAGATTTAGGTTTTTCTGCAAGAAAAACCGTTGATTTAGAAGCTTGAATGCCTTCAGAAAATAAATATCGTGAAGTTTCATCAATTAGCTATTGTGGTGATTTTCAAGCACAACGCGCCAAAATTCGTTATCGTGATCAAAATGGCAAAGTTGTTTATGCACACACCATTAATGGCTCTGGTTTAGCAATCGATCGCATTGTTGCAATTTTACTTGAACAATATCAAGAAAAAGATGGTACTTGAAGAGTGCCAACAATATTAGAAAAATACTTTAATTAG
- the eno gene encoding phosphopyruvate hydratase: MSKITKIHAREVLDSRGNPTVQVEVYTEKGGFGSAIVPSGASTGSREALELRDQNTQYANNWFGGKGVQTAVDNVNKIIAPALVGKCVINQRGLDKIMIELDGTANKEKLGANAILGVSLALVKAAADELKIPLYRYLGGTNPSELPVPMLNVINGGEHASNTLDFQEFMIMPLGAKTFKESLQVANKIFHTLAKLLKQAGHGTQVGDEGGFAPNLKSHEEALDFLVEAIKQAGFSPATHGENAVAIAIDAAASELYQDGIYTFKKLEKAISENRLGFQASKTRFTSDELLDYFGELFAKYPIISVEDGFAESDWQGFINFTKRFGTTHQIVGDDLTVTNAKILQEAIDQKAINSILIKLNQIGTVSETIDTIQLAQKAGFTAVISHRSGESEDTTIADLSVALNAGQIKTGSLSRTDRIAKYNRLLLIEERISSHASYKGRKAFYNIKK, translated from the coding sequence ATGTCAAAAATAACTAAAATTCATGCACGTGAAGTACTTGATTCAAGAGGAAATCCAACAGTTCAAGTTGAAGTTTATACTGAAAAAGGTGGTTTTGGATCAGCTATTGTTCCCTCTGGAGCTTCTACAGGGTCTCGTGAAGCGCTTGAACTACGTGATCAAAATACCCAATATGCAAACAATTGGTTTGGTGGTAAAGGAGTTCAGACAGCCGTTGATAATGTCAACAAAATCATTGCGCCTGCTCTTGTAGGAAAATGCGTTATTAACCAAAGAGGTCTTGACAAAATCATGATTGAGCTTGATGGAACCGCAAATAAAGAAAAACTTGGTGCAAATGCTATCTTAGGTGTCTCACTTGCGCTTGTAAAAGCAGCAGCTGATGAGTTAAAAATTCCTTTATATCGCTATTTAGGAGGAACAAATCCAAGTGAGCTTCCAGTACCTATGTTAAATGTCATCAATGGTGGTGAACATGCATCAAATACACTTGATTTTCAAGAATTTATGATTATGCCTTTGGGAGCAAAAACATTTAAAGAATCACTTCAAGTAGCCAATAAAATTTTCCACACATTAGCTAAATTATTAAAACAAGCTGGTCATGGAACCCAAGTTGGTGATGAAGGTGGTTTTGCACCTAACTTAAAATCACATGAAGAAGCACTTGATTTTTTAGTTGAAGCTATTAAACAAGCTGGATTTAGTCCAGCAACTCATGGTGAAAATGCAGTTGCAATAGCAATTGATGCTGCAGCTAGTGAACTTTACCAAGATGGAATTTATACATTTAAAAAACTTGAAAAAGCAATTTCTGAAAATCGTTTAGGTTTCCAAGCTAGCAAAACTAGATTTACAAGCGACGAGTTATTAGACTACTTTGGTGAACTATTTGCTAAATACCCAATTATTTCAGTTGAAGATGGTTTTGCTGAATCTGATTGACAAGGTTTTATTAACTTTACAAAAAGATTTGGAACAACTCACCAAATAGTAGGTGATGATTTAACTGTAACTAATGCCAAAATTTTACAAGAAGCAATTGATCAAAAAGCTATTAATTCTATTTTGATCAAACTAAATCAAATCGGAACTGTTAGTGAAACAATTGATACTATTCAGTTAGCACAAAAAGCTGGCTTTACCGCTGTTATTTCCCACCGCTCTGGTGAATCTGAAGATACAACAATTGCAGATCTATCAGTAGCTCTCAATGCTGGTCAAATCAAAACAGGTTCACTTTCTCGAACAGATAGAATTGCAAAATACAATCGTCTACTCTTAATTGAAGAAAGAATTTCATCTCATGCTTCTTATAAAGGTAGAAAAGCTTTTTACAACATTAAAAAATAA